The genomic segment aatcctCTGCAAAATGGAAGCCAATTAACATGCCAAACCAGAAGAATGCTAAAGGCATTtcctttaaagataaaaataagctCCTGGTTATCatgacatttttattaatattgctgaAGAACTACCCAGAGAAATAAGACATTTTCAGAACTGCTTACTTTTGCCACAGCTCTTTTGTCTCAGCTTAGGTGAAAATTCTTCCCCAAAACGTTTTCTTCACTCCTATGACTGAGTCCTCTTATTTACGCCAATAATGTCCTATGGAAGCACTTACAATGTATTGCTTTTATTTGCCTATCTTCTATCCTTATTGAGTGTAAAGACATTTTTATAGTCATGGTTTTATTCCTGATTCTAGTTCAGTTTGTATAAGACACTGaagttttattgaataaatgaatagtgtTGAAATTGCAAACAGGCTCCTGTTTTATATGGGACCTTTCTACTTTTTCACCTACgtctctctccaccccacccctatTCTCCTTCTGTTTATTCTGTATTCCTTTAAAGTGCAGTTTAATGAATGAGTGGCTAAAAtaatgaataagtgaattaaaacacacacacacacatacacacacacttttatacATATGCCCAGACACACATGGAGTCATAAGCAGTCACACCAAAGCTATTGCTTAAGAAGGTGGACTTTTGAGTCAAGTATCTTAGGTTTGCATTTTATCTGCATATTTTTCATTATACCAGTCACATTTTTTGCTCTCTCTAAAATTCCTGTTTCCTTCTGGAATTTCTGTGGGGATTACATGGGAAAAGTCCTCAGCTAGGTGACTGGGACAACATGAGCTCTCAATAAAAACTGGCTATTATATAATGTGATTATTATTATAAACACATGGAATACACAGGGATGGCAGAAACCCACAGAATGACAAAAAGTTTTAAATCATGAGGGAACTAGAGTCCAAGTCTTCACTTCTGATCCAAGCTCTCAGATCATTTGATTTTGGCAGTTGAATTGTGTTCTCAAGGCAGCCCAGGCCTAATTGTTCCCTTTTGCGCCATttatccttccttccctccaaccCCTAAGACTGTTTAAAATCCAGTCCCCAGGCCTGCTGACCCGTCAGCTGGACTGAGCCCACCCCTGCCTTTCCTAGCATCTCCTGTTCCTCAGCTTAGGTCCTCTGTATGTCCTTCAGTGGGCTTAGCCCTCCAGGATCTGGGGCTAAGCCCTGCCCTGGCTTCCCAACCATGCCCACCTTGTCCACCAAGCAGCACTCACCAAGCCCTGGAGCACAAGGAgggtgtaagtccggggaaaggaaatcccaggcaaaatacctctaaaaaccaaaatcagtcaaagggagaaattaagtttaaaacccgtttattgctcacaaactgcagtcccaggccgtctttcttctctgctccagcagcaacacaccagccctccccctcacctctcaggtacagataagccttctgttgcccaggtagtcacccactgatatggaaatgaacttctccacccctgagggaagatgcaaatgcactaaagccatacttctcagatgtaccaaagccaggagagatattctggaaatactacaattttacccacagagggaCACATGGAAACAGCGCCCTCAAGCCACTGACcctcttgttcctcctcctcagcctcctgAGGGCACTCAGGCCCATGGACCTGAGGCCGTAGGTACGAGCCTCTTCCCAGAGGTCTAGCTCCTGAGGCTCAGAGCTCCCAAAGGCTGGGGTGGGCTGAGTCCCCGCAGGCGCCTGTCTTTTAGGACGGGCAGGAAGAGTGAGCAGAGCCCTGGGGGCTTTTGAAGGGGCCAGAGCTCCCTCCTCTGCTGCCAGAGCCCTCTGCAGTGAGCTCCCAGTGTGTGTGAGCGAGGCCTTCAGGCCCTGCAGGTTACTTTGTGATGTTAGAAATAAGTCACTTGTGTAAGTACATGTAATCTTACTTCAGCATGAAAATGCAAATGGTTCTGTGGAAGGAGGGGCACAGGTTCTCCTTTCTGACTCAAACCTAAAAAGAGAGTGCCCTTATTATGACAAACCAGTCATACTGATCAAACACTTGAACATACTTAAATCCTTGCCCGTCCTATCAATTTATCAAAATGTATTTGGAATCACTTCCTTCCATCAGTCACTATTCTTTGGTTCCTTGTCACTTCTGCTAAGTGGGCCCTCATTGATCTAAACATTTCAGTCCTTCCTCACCAATCCATCCTCTTCCCTGAAGCCATAATTATGACTCTAAAGTAGAAACATGATTGTCATTTCCACAGAGAGTTTATAATGCATTTAGGATAAATAAATCCACATTAGCATAGCGTACAAGATTTAGCAATGTGAGGCCCTTGACCTTCTCTTCAGTTCATCTTTGCCCACTCATCCCCAAATACCCCATGTTCCAGAATAATCTCTCTGGAATTCCAATTACACATTTTGATGTTGTAAGCATCAACCCCTTGCCTATGTTGTTCCTTCTAGAACATCCTTCTTGATCTTTTCTGGCTGACTCAGCGTAAAACCCAGCATCACCTCATTTGGAAAGGCATCCCTCACTCACCTGTGTTTATTCCTGCCTTAGCACTAATCACATCCTTTGCAATTACTGCTTAgctctcagtttcctcttccagaAGGCAATGCCTTGCTGATAAGTATCTTACTCTTAATGTTCAGAGTTAGATTTCTGTGGTTTTTCACATTAGGCATTCAATCTAACTTCTCAATATTACTAGTAATAGCAATATTATCACCTATTTATATGACATTTATTCTGTAACATTAATATGTTAACTTAACTATTATATTGccaattagaaaacaattttgtaTTACTTGATACATCtgaaaaaagacatgaaatgtGTATTTGTATTATTTACCAGTATATCCACTGTCTAGTGGCCCACCCCTTCACACTCTTTATGGTCACAGTCTTCTGAAGTTATAGCATAATatagagaagaaaagagataatACTGAATTGCTGAATCTTAAGAAACTCGTGATTAGTTTATGGTGGTATTGAAAACTCAGATTAATGCAGAATGTCACAAAAGTGCACCTTACAacctctttttttattgttaacatTGTTATGTAGTCTTCTCCTAGTTCAAACCCATACCCCACTCCAAttccttttttagaaaaattcatGCCCCATAACAACTATGGTttgtagaagagaaaataaataattggggGACCTTAACTGCTGCACTCAATTTACTTTTCTCTCTGGGGGTTTGGTTGTTACATTTTTTATAagtgtttcatttattcatacagAATAGTTTGGAAAACAGTTGTTATTCTGAGTAGAGCCAGTGATACCACATACAACATGAGTATCATGGTTCATATGTGGAACCTATAGGGCATTTTAGTGTGATAGCCTTGTCAGCCCCAAGGTCAAATGACAAAACAttagaaagacaaataattcaaGTGATTATAAATATAAACAAGTATAGTGGTcttaaaatatgttcatgaatTTTGGTACTCCTGTATTCAAGAGATAGAGTAATCCCCTCTCCTTGAATATGGGTTGCACTTGGTGATTCATCTCTAACGACTAACATATGGTAGATGTGGCTGTGTGCCTTCTGAGACTAGGCCACAGAAGGCACTGAAGATTACTTTCTACCCTCTCTGTTGAGTTGCCCACTCTGGGAAAAGCCAGCTTCCATGACATGAGGACACTCCATCAGCCTGTGTGGGGAGGATGCAAAGCCTCTTGCCAGCAAACAGCATGAGCTAAGTCGCCCTCTTGAAAGCAGATCCTCCAGCTCACGCCAAGCCTTCAGATATCTGCAATCCCATAATACCTCGACTGCAGCCTAATAAGAGACCCAAGACAGAACCGTCTAATTAGGCCTCTCCTGAATTCTTGATACACAGAAACTGTTTGTGATAATAagtgtttattgttttaagttgCTAACTTTTAGGTTAATTTGTTACACATTAGAGGTAACTAACATGAAAAGAAATGCAGGTTATCACTTTACAGTCCTACTTGTAGATAAGCAACTGAAGGTCAAGGCAAGGGAATGGCAGTTCCTAGCCACTTTGGCTACTTAAAGACAACCCACTATAATTCTATTTGAATAATCCCCTTTGAAGCTGACCTCAGCAAGGGAGGTGATTATAGAGCTGATTCCACCTATATGTGTGAAGTCTAGTGAGCACCATGCATGGTATCTGTAAAGGGATTTCAAGATCACTTCTTTCACACATCACTTATTAAGATAAGAATAGTATGTCAGGCCCAGAACACCAAGCATTGTGCCAGACTCTGGATATTCAGAGATAAATATCAGTCTGTTCACTAGAGGACATAACCTGCTAAGGTCCACAGACTTGTAAAATGAAATCTCAATAGGGAACGAGTCATAGGAAACTCAAAGCTGTCCACAGAAACCAAATGGAGGGGTAATGCCACAGCCTAGGGATCAGAGAAGAGCTGGAGGACTAGGTCAACTCAATATGAGTCTCGAGGATGAGTAAGGTTCAAAGACATGAAAGGGAATCTCAGGCCTAGAGaccagcaggtgcaaaggctgAGAGGTGGGAGTGGGTATGATGTGTTCTGAGAATCGTGTGCCACTCAGTAGACCCAGGTACATTTAGCCAAGTGCTGAGAAGAGAAGCTACTGAGGTGGGCAGGCAATCACTTATGCACACGTTCAATATTCAATACAGAcatgtgtggtgcccactaggcACCAGGAACATAATGAAGAATAGCTAGTGGAATGCCTCACTCAAGTATTCAGTTCATGCAGGAAGACACATTATTCAAATACTTGACAGACTATGAGCGTATAAAGAATCACTACCTCTGACAACTGTGAGGGAATCTACAGGGCATTGTAAAAGTAAATAACTGAGGTGTCTGGTCAGGCCtgggggagaaagggaaagattCTTTGAGGAAGATACTTGGAAGATGaggttaattttaattaaaagctaCTAAAGTTAATAATGTTTACTGGATTTTTGGTTTGTTATCAATTATAGGGCCAAAGACTTTAGAAACATTATCAAATGTAATCCCTACTCTCCCCACAGGAGGCAGATcttataagaaaaaatgaaaagtagaagATGTATCCAAACTGGCCAGATATTTAAGTGGAGAATTTTGTAACTGAGGTAGCTGACCCCTGAGTTATACTTCTACTTCACAGCGTGCTCCATTTTCTCCAGCACGTTAAAGGAAAGGGCAGAACATtccagacacagagaaaagaatgtGCAATGGCCCTTAGGCAACAAGGAGAAAGATGTGACCACAAGCTCCTTAAAAGCaggtatttcatttttcatttgtggttcatatacttttaaaaagaatgagtGGAAGTATACTCAAGTTATGAGCAGTGGATCTCCTTTTGCCTGTTCAAGGAACTAGCTTGAAAGATGACATTCAGCTTAACAGTGTGTTTGCTGCCCCTGTTtgtcattcactcatttgttcacGCATCCCCCACTTGTTGAGGCAGACTACAGCCAGCAAAGAGAGAGTAAGGGGAAGGGGCTTGAGGCCAAAcactgttagggtccgggcttccgaagcttctccagagaacaaactacacaggcatagagatgtaaattcaagcaaagtctttattcagccagctagctggggtccaagtcagcccgacgcagtgggtctcaacaaggacctcgagcactcaaagccaagggtttatatagcattttcaaagcacttaactcatagtaattttccacagctatacattattcttgcaagacgtacatcctggggttaagcaaggacaggataagaccactcctcaatggttggggaggttctgcacgataagcttggtatgtaagattagctgaccaaggttagctgactaaaggccacagctgcccaccacccagtgctcatgattaacttgtttttcaaggccttacccaggcccagtttttctttctaagtcacatactcagaaaatggcttctaggcctttaagatggctatgcttatgctaacctatttctattcttacaacaCTAGCTGCAGTTCACCAGCCCCCTTGGAAAGAGACTGGAAAATTCCCTTAACCACCCAGGTTTCAGATTCCTCACGTATCCATGGAGAGCTTCCCTATCTCACAAGGTTTGAGGACTTACTGGGATGTTGTATGTAAGGCACTTTGCACATTGTTTGGGGCAGAACATgacagtcattttttaaatttcattttattctaattACTGTACAACAGGTGCTTCAGATACAGATAGGactaaagcattttttaattgtcCTTAAGAGTATCACAGATGGGTGGTGAAACACACATGCAAGCAGGTAATTCCAGGCTATTGACAAAAGATATGACCTTAAAAAGCACAGGACACTGTGATGACACAGTGAGGGTGCTGATATAATTAGTGAGGAGGGCAAGATGGTCAAGAATTTTGTTAGGAAAGTTGTGTTTTGAAGGTAAAATAGGAGTTTTCAAGGTAAACCAGGGGCACAGAAATGTGGTAGGCAGTAAATGTGAAGAAGCAGATGAGGACATGGTGACAGGTGGGGAGCAGTCTGCACATTGATATGTGCACACCCTGCATGCAGGCAAGGCTGAGAAGAGGGAAGGCGAGATCAGAAGAGTTAGGGGGTGAGCAGGAACTTGGTCCTCATGCTCCGCAACTTAGATCTCACTCTAAAGGCTAAGGGACGAAGGAACTGATGGAAGGTTTTACTTGGGAGTGACAGAGTGAAAGTGGCATGTTGGAAACGCCATTCTGGCTGTCATGCGGGCCTGGTACTGGAATAAGTAAGATGCATTTGGAATGAAGCTCCATGGGCAGTGAAACTAGTTGGAGAATTTTCACTCTAGTCCAGGCAGAGATGATGAGGAGCTAAGCATTGAAAGGCTGCAGGGACAAACTAAATCATGCTCCCTCCAGAGCTGGGACTGACTAAGGTGAGACCAGTAAGGTGCCTAGAATGCAAAGATTAAGGAGGAACTCACTCTCAGGGGCTTAAGTGCTCCCTTAATTGTTGTGCCCTTAGCATCTCTACGGAGTTCACTGCTCAGTACCTGGACAATCAAGGTGTTAGTGACAGCTCAGCAGGAAAAGAGGTAAGTATTGTCTTGACTCATTTGACCCCATCTGCAGTCTGCAGTTTAGCTGGAGGCAGGATCAGGCACCAAGTCCCAGAGGTCACTCCCTAACGACTTGCCAGGAGCAATAAATGACCCAGGCTCTTTCTGCCTTCTGTGGGCGTCTCCTTTCTGTGGCCAACAGAATGGATGGTGGCGACAGAGCTGGGCTGCACAGGTAACAGGAAGAGCATTTCCGGTGAACTTGGACACACAAACCCACTGCAGTGACTGTAATTACCTAGACTGCAGGAAGCCATTCCTTTGTCCGTGGCAGGAGGTAAATAATAAAGGATGTAACCTGTTTAGAGTGTATGTTTTGACTGCCTTTCCTGGGTTGTCTTTATTCCCCAGATGTGCATTCCCCTGCTCCCTTGCAGCAGGTCCTCCCCTACTTCTGAGCTCAGGCTTCTTTGCTCTTCCCTGGAATAGTGACCACTCCTGTACCTTGCTCTTTGTGCCTCTCCAGGTGATATCTTACAGCTGTCATGATCTCACTGCAGTTCCCTAGAAAGTGTGATGAGAATGCCTGCAGTCAGGGGTCCCTGCATGAGACAAGATTTAATGCGGGCTATTTCAGGAGAGTGCTCTCATCTTTTTAACCCAAGGTAGGCCTCCAGATATGAGATGTGTCTGAGTGGGTGGTCTGAGGAAAGGGAGCTCTTGATAGGTTAGGGAAGTCAGGAATAGACCCTGTTAAAAGTCAGAAATTTTAAGGTGCTTCTCAGATCTCATCCTCTGTGGGTGGCTGTGACTTCCGCATGGCTCTGAAGCTCAGGGCTTACCCACACAAAGATTAACTTGCCAGGCAAAATCACTTCTTTCTGATGTCTCAAGCTTTTAAAGTGCAAATATTAGGGAAATATCCTAATATGAAGTAAAGGACAagcatatatttttccatacacACTTATTCTTTTTGGCAAATGTGACTCCCTATTCTGGCCATGCTGATTCATTAGTGAATATTTCAAGTAATCCATCAATTCTAgaattcctgttttattttaaagtcaaagAACAACTCCAGATCCTTCATGAGCCTGGAACTAGTGCAATAGAAAGTTAGATTACTCCAGATTAGAGGTGGTACTGAGTAAACTCCTGTAGAGGTTGAAGATATGAATTATGTAACTTCTAATGGAGACCTACATTTGTAACccattaataataaaacaaacttcatcaaattattttcatatacttgacaatagaaaatgtatttttccctataatagaaaaatagaaactacTAGATAAACAAAATCAAGTAAAATCATCTCTTCATTCAACTACTCAAATATAGCGATAGTATTTCCATGGTTCATCTACCAGACAttctatctatgaaaatatatgtttatgtagCATTACTATTCTTCATCAATGACACCAAGCAAAAGCATTTTTGGAAATCTCTTTTTATTTAACTTAACAGTAATGGTAAATAttaaatggcatttatttttaacataaaaataactaAGCTGTCTTTGTGTATTAGTTGATCTTTCCTGTTAGAGGAAAacgatttttcttctttaataagaaaattaacttcttttaaaaagattaattattaatttttaggtCATTTAAAATGATAGCAGgtttggaaattttattttgatcatttttaaagaatatagcatatttcattgtatgttccCTTTTCAGTGATGAAACCCATTTagcatgaggtgtgggaaggttTCCAAAAATCTCTGGGAGAGGTGATTTGAGGAAAGTCAGCTGTATTGTATTCCCTAAAGGACAGAATTTCCTTGTctactaattttattaaaatttagtcCTTGCACATGCAGAAATAAAACCTTAAGGAATTAAAAAccaacaaagaaagacattatcaAATCTATTTTAAAAGGAGTTTAAGTAAGAAGTGGTTGCAGTATCCAATTgtatctctgtttttctcttttatgcacCAGTTGATATCTCCATACACACTCTAGGTGATTGATAGATGCTTAGGTAATCAGTCAGGGAAGAGTGTGTGCTAAATATCAGAActgtttaattatttaaaaaagaaaaactttttgtttttattcattttttgataTTACTTACACAAATGCATAATTTTCTTTCCAGTCTTAAAATGTTTAGTCAGGGaatataacttttaaaactttgtatgaccatcattttaaatttatgtcaGTTGTGTGAGAAAATAGTACTGGCCGCAGGATTTTCCttggaaatatctttaaaatgcttTGATCCCATTTTGCATGTCTGGAATCACTCTCTTCATAGCAGAACACAGCACATATTTAGGTCCATAATTACTATCTCTGAGCAGGTGGGAACTCAGTAACTGAGATGTTACACAGCAGATGTCTGCACCTGCTGAGGGTTAGTCAGTATGTCTTTAATTGTTTGTGACAGGCtagctctctttctttctttctccttacaGACAAGTGATGAAAGTTCCATACCATAATTTAGGCGTGGCAGATCACAACGATTCCACTTTCACGTATGATACGTTTATCCTCACTGGCATCCCTGGCCTGAAAGAGCTACACGGGTGGATCTCCATCCCCTTCTGCCTGATATACCTGGTGGTGGTGTCAGGAAATGTTATCCTGATCTGTGTGGTGGCGATGGAGCACACTCTTCATGAGCCCATGTACCTCTTCGTCTCCATGCTGGCTTTTGGGGATCTGATTCTATCCACATCCACAGTCCCCAAAGCCCTGAGCATCTTCTGGTTTGATGACACGGACATCTCCTTTGGTGGTTGTGTAACCCAGCTCTTCTTTGCGCATTTTGCCTTTGTGGCGGAGTCAGGCATCCTCTTGGCCATGGCTtttgaccgctatgtggccatctgctacCCACTGAGATACACCACCCTTCTTAGCCTTGGCGTCACTGGCAAAATAGGGAGTGTTGTAGTGCTCAGGAGTTTTGCAACTATTTTCCCCATTGTCTTCCTTGTGAAGCGTCTGTCCTTCTGCCGGTCAAACATCATTGCCCACACATTCTGTGAACACATAGGGCTGGCAAAGCTGGCTTGTGCTGATATCACCATCAATATATGGTATGGAATCTCTGTGCCATTACTTAGTATTATGCTAGATATGGTTACAATAGTCATCTCTTATGGGCTCATTCTCCAGGCCGTCTTCAGGCTGCCATCCCATGATGCTCGGATGAAAGCTCTCAGCACCTGCGGTTCCCACATTTGTGTCATCCTCATGTTCTACCTCCCAGGGATTTTCACTGTCACTGCTCAGCGCTTTGGCCAAAATATCCCCAAGCATGTCCATATCCTGTTGGCCAACCTCTATGTCCTTGTTCCCCCCATGATGAACCCAATCATCTATGGAGTAAAGAGCAAACAGATCCGTGAACACGTGGCCCTTGtgttttcttcaaaaagaaagtGTTGCTGAGTGACTGGCTCCCACTGGTTACTtacaagcaagcaggaagggtCCTCTTAGAAAAGAGGACAGAAAGGTTGTCCTTTAGGATAGGCTTTGCTGGCTAGGAAGTTAGTCTTCTTCATTAAATAAGGATGACCCAAATTGTATAAATCCCTTGTTTCAAAGATAAATAGAATCTTGACAAGATGTGTATTAAGAGacataaaaactattttaaacgTCGATAGGATTCTTCAGTATTAGGTGATAGTATCTCTAATCCTACCAAACAAAAATAACGTTTATTGAACACTTCTCCTTCAGCTCCTATTTAAACTTTAGATCTCTTTGTGTCCTCCGCAATGGCTATGATGAATACAAACAGAGCGAACACCAGGATTGTATACAAATAGGGGAGAGGCGGAGACTCCCCCTTCTGTCTCACCTTATCCACAGAGGACCTTAACAATCCTGTAATACAAATGGGAGGAGAATCTGATGATAGCAGATAGCATGGCCCACAGCAGTGAAATGAGATTTACTGTAGTATGTACATgatttggaagaagaaaaaaagagcacaATAATTAGGTGAAGTGTTTATAAACCGCCTTGGAACCTGGATGTCCTATACAACCCTCTTCATTTGAGGTTGAGCAGCTCTCCTTTCAGAGTCTTCAGCATTTATCTCGCAGTTGTTGTATGAGGATCCAGTGAGAAACTGGATGCTACAGCACTTTACAAATTATAAAAGTTTCTACAAATGTGTGGTGTCACTGTTGCTGATGTCATACGTGTCCTGGAATGAGCTCTCACCGTCCGGCGGTCAAAGGCTGAAAACAAAGCACAAACTCGTCCTTGGGCTTCAGCCAGACGCCTCCATCTCCGCCCTCCTGTCTCCGCCCAGCGGCCGTCCTCAAGCTCCAGCGAGGGGCCCTCCCACAGTGTTTCCCAGGCTCTGTGCACAGCCCACTCTGTGAGGCTGGGACACACTCTCGGGGTGTTCTGTCCGCACCGCCCACATGCCAGGCAGTGTGAGCCAGTCTGACgtttcccatctctcaggagcTCTGTGGGGATTTTCAAGGAAATTGTACCTTGCTCTGTGGGACTTCCTTCTTCTCAGCTGTCTGCTCAGATTCCTGGCATATTGTGGGATGTAGagaaatatttttggatttttccTGAGTTGGGTTTTCTGAATAAATTTTGCCCAAATCTGGGATCCTGGGCTAAGAACAAGTCTTGAGATAGTGATTTACACATGTAGTTGGAGAGACAACTGGAGAGAGTGAGAGACTCCAGAGAGACTGACCTAACTTCAGACGCATGACAGCATGGCTGGGTTTTAGAGCTGGAGAGAAAGGTCTTATTTTTTCCCAGGAGAGATTTATTTCCTTGGAGACTGATCTCAGAAGGAGAGGAGGTAGGGGGAAGAGGAATAGTCTCCCTGGCTTGAGAAAATGCATCAATTTCTTCATTCCTTGACTGCATGCATAGGGCATTTGACCTGACCTTCATTGTCTAGCCGTAGGTGTCAGAATCTGGTGTGGGGAACTGCAgttattgtttgctttttaagtGAATAATGGTGATTTGCCCCTGATCGGGAACATTTTGTGTGTGCATACAGGGTAAAATTGATAACACGAATATTTAAAACCCAACACATGCtcagtacaaacttccagtataAAGGCTCTTCTACTTCCATAGTTCTTAACCCTGTAAGTCTTGAGTGACTGCTGTCCCTAcgtctatccctttctctccttcccactctTTTCCTTGCAGCCACAATATCCTTATACCTAAAAGCCCTTCTGCATCACCATAAATAATGTGTTACTCCCCCTCCCCAAAAATGCTGCCATGCTTGGGAACATGAAGGgtcattgggaaaaaaaaaaatagccgaagagaaacaaaaatcagaCTTCAGAAGAAAGGAGCCTGACAGAGTGGCTGAAACTGAAGTGCAGCCAGATGAGGTCTGAAGTGGGGGCCTGAGCCACACTCTGATTTGTAAGTTGGGAGTAAGAGGGTTGTAGCCAATGGGGGGCTGATGAATGCTTACCCTTCATGTTCCCAAGCATGGTAGCATTTTTTGCGAGGGGGAATAATTTATGGTGATGCAGATAGGCTTTCAAGTATAAGGATATTGTGGcttcaagaaaaagaatgagaaggagagaaagggatagatgTTGGGACAGCAGTCACTCAAGACTTATAGGGTTAAGAACTATGAAAGTAGAAGAGCATTTATA from the Manis javanica isolate MJ-LG chromosome 11, MJ_LKY, whole genome shotgun sequence genome contains:
- the LOC108385356 gene encoding olfactory receptor 52B2-like, translated to MGGETHMQAASLRSSLLSTWTIKVLVTAQQEKRQVMKVPYHNLGVADHNDSTFTYDTFILTGIPGLKELHGWISIPFCLIYLVVVSGNVILICVVAMEHTLHEPMYLFVSMLAFGDLILSTSTVPKALSIFWFDDTDISFGGCVTQLFFAHFAFVAESGILLAMAFDRYVAICYPLRYTTLLSLGVTGKIGSVVVLRSFATIFPIVFLVKRLSFCRSNIIAHTFCEHIGLAKLACADITINIWYGISVPLLSIMLDMVTIVISYGLILQAVFRLPSHDARMKALSTCGSHICVILMFYLPGIFTVTAQRFGQNIPKHVHILLANLYVLVPPMMNPIIYGVKSKQIREHVALVFSSKRKCC